A genomic window from Sphingobacterium sp. BN32 includes:
- a CDS encoding amidophosphoribosyltransferase has product MSDAIKHECGIALIRLLKPLSYYQEKYGTPYYGINKLYLLMEKQHNRGQDGAGIATIKFDVKPGNRYISRYRAMGSSAVAEIFEYVQKKFAAVQKAFPEEAKDTQWLKENVSFTGEVLLGHLRYGTHGKNSIESCHPFLRQNNWMSRNLVVAGNFNMTNVDELLQQLYDLGQHPKEQADTVTVLEKIGHFLDEENQKLFDSFKKEGYSNIEISAQIAKNIDVAKILTRSAKTWDGGYTIAGIFGHGDAFVMRDPAGIRPAFYYQDDEVLVVASERPVIQTAFNIPLGAVKEIKPGHALIAKKDGTVSEEMFREPVEQMSCSFERIYFSRGSDADIYKERKSLGRLLCPQVLKSINGDIKNTVFSFIPNTAEVSYYGMMEGISEHVRKVQKDVLLNRADKITDEELEEVLSMSPRFEKLNVKDAKLRTFITQDADRQDMVQHVYDTTYGIVRDHEDTIVAIDDSIVRGTTLKQSILTILDRLHPKKIVIVSSAPQIRYPDCYGIDMSRMGEFVAFEAAIALLRKNGLAHIIDEVYQKCVASVTMPKDQIENYVKAIYEPFTDEEISQEIARIVKPHSLKAELEVIFQTLDNLHVACPNHKGDWYFSGNYPTPGGNKVVNRAFMNWMEGKNVRAYFSS; this is encoded by the coding sequence ATGAGTGACGCTATAAAACACGAGTGCGGAATAGCACTTATTCGATTGTTAAAACCCCTGTCTTATTATCAAGAAAAATACGGTACGCCTTACTATGGGATCAACAAGTTGTACCTGCTTATGGAAAAGCAGCACAACCGTGGTCAGGATGGCGCAGGTATTGCGACAATTAAGTTTGACGTAAAACCGGGCAACCGCTATATTTCTCGTTATAGAGCGATGGGTTCATCGGCAGTCGCGGAAATTTTTGAATACGTTCAAAAGAAATTTGCCGCAGTACAGAAAGCATTTCCGGAAGAAGCTAAGGATACCCAATGGCTGAAGGAAAATGTAAGTTTCACCGGAGAGGTGCTACTAGGACACCTGCGCTATGGAACACATGGTAAAAATAGTATTGAAAGCTGCCACCCTTTCTTGCGCCAGAACAACTGGATGTCAAGAAACCTTGTGGTTGCCGGAAACTTTAATATGACTAACGTAGATGAGCTATTGCAGCAACTTTACGACCTTGGTCAGCACCCTAAAGAACAAGCAGACACCGTTACGGTGTTAGAAAAGATTGGACACTTCCTTGACGAGGAAAACCAGAAGCTATTCGATTCTTTCAAGAAAGAAGGCTATTCTAATATCGAGATCTCTGCACAAATTGCGAAGAATATTGATGTGGCCAAAATCTTAACGCGCTCGGCGAAGACTTGGGATGGCGGTTACACTATTGCCGGAATCTTCGGACATGGCGATGCTTTCGTTATGCGCGACCCAGCAGGTATTCGTCCCGCATTCTATTATCAGGATGATGAGGTTCTAGTTGTTGCTTCAGAGCGCCCGGTTATCCAAACAGCATTTAACATCCCATTAGGCGCTGTTAAGGAAATTAAACCAGGACACGCATTAATTGCCAAAAAAGACGGTACAGTTTCCGAAGAGATGTTCAGAGAGCCGGTAGAGCAGATGTCATGTTCTTTCGAGCGTATTTATTTCTCGCGCGGATCGGATGCCGATATTTACAAAGAGCGTAAATCGCTAGGTCGCTTATTGTGCCCTCAAGTACTGAAGAGTATCAACGGAGATATCAAGAATACCGTATTCTCATTTATCCCAAATACGGCTGAGGTATCGTATTACGGAATGATGGAAGGTATTAGCGAGCATGTGAGAAAAGTACAGAAGGATGTTTTACTGAACCGTGCTGATAAAATTACAGACGAAGAGTTGGAAGAGGTGTTGAGCATGTCTCCTCGCTTTGAAAAACTTAACGTGAAAGACGCGAAACTACGTACATTCATTACGCAGGATGCTGATCGTCAGGATATGGTTCAGCACGTTTATGATACAACTTACGGTATTGTTCGCGATCATGAGGATACAATCGTTGCTATTGACGACTCTATCGTACGAGGAACTACGCTTAAGCAAAGTATCTTGACCATCTTGGATCGCTTGCATCCGAAGAAGATCGTGATCGTATCATCAGCACCGCAGATTCGCTATCCCGACTGTTATGGTATCGATATGTCTAGAATGGGCGAGTTCGTCGCGTTCGAGGCTGCTATCGCTTTATTGCGCAAGAACGGCTTGGCACATATTATCGATGAGGTTTATCAGAAATGTGTTGCTTCGGTAACCATGCCTAAGGATCAAATAGAAAACTATGTGAAGGCGATTTATGAGCCTTTTACTGATGAGGAAATCTCACAAGAGATTGCTCGTATCGTGAAACCACATAGCTTGAAAGCAGAGTTGGAAGTAATCTTCCAGACTTTAGATAACTTACACGTTGCTTGTCCAAACCATAAAGGCGATTGGTATTTCTCAGGAAATTACCCAACACCTGGAGGAAACAAAGTCGTTAATCGTGCATTCATGAACTGGATGGAAGGAAAGAACGTAAGAGCTTACTTCAGTAGCTAA
- a CDS encoding lipocalin-like domain-containing protein: protein MTTIKNELIGTWTLLSYIEIPINGADSTFPMGKSPIGTIMYGADGHMSVQISNPARLKYSSNDRYVATQEEMEASVKGFIAFSGSYHIDNRNAILKYHISNSSFPNWEGGIQERKIDFEGDILYLKSVEPILSGGFYVNSYMTWRRIEKEELISRRERFLEIAARKHNSTSLEDVD, encoded by the coding sequence ATGACAACAATCAAAAACGAACTAATTGGGACCTGGACCCTGTTATCATATATTGAAATACCAATTAACGGCGCAGATAGTACATTTCCAATGGGTAAATCACCCATAGGCACGATTATGTATGGTGCTGATGGACATATGTCGGTGCAAATATCGAATCCTGCGCGATTGAAATACAGTTCCAACGACCGATATGTAGCGACGCAGGAGGAAATGGAAGCTTCTGTGAAAGGCTTTATCGCCTTCTCCGGTTCCTACCATATCGACAATCGCAACGCTATATTAAAATATCATATCAGCAATTCTTCATTCCCAAATTGGGAGGGAGGAATTCAAGAGCGAAAGATCGACTTTGAGGGAGATATTCTATATCTCAAATCGGTAGAACCTATTCTTTCCGGAGGATTCTATGTAAACAGTTACATGACCTGGCGTAGAATCGAGAAAGAAGAGCTGATTTCTAGACGCGAGCGCTTTTTGGAAATCGCTGCTAGGAAGCATAATTCGACATCTTTAGAGGACGTTGACTAG
- a CDS encoding YchJ family protein, producing MIQLCPCGSTLSYQNCCNRIHQDQKLAETAEQLMRSRYAAFCLRLIDFLYDSFHPQTRRFQKKSEIEQWAKENNWQELQIVKSTTSTVEFKAYYMDLRGELHIHHEKSNFKRLNGIWYYYDGQLKA from the coding sequence ATGATACAACTTTGCCCCTGCGGATCTACACTTTCCTATCAAAATTGTTGCAATCGGATTCATCAAGATCAGAAACTCGCCGAAACAGCCGAGCAACTAATGCGTTCCAGATACGCAGCATTCTGTCTCCGTTTGATTGATTTCCTTTATGATAGCTTCCATCCGCAAACGCGGAGGTTTCAAAAAAAATCAGAAATTGAGCAATGGGCAAAGGAAAACAACTGGCAGGAGCTGCAGATCGTAAAGAGTACGACCTCTACGGTTGAATTTAAAGCCTATTATATGGATCTCAGGGGCGAACTTCATATACATCATGAAAAATCTAACTTTAAGCGACTCAACGGAATCTGGTATTATTATGATGGCCAATTGAAAGCATAA
- a CDS encoding YegP family protein yields MGKFVMSTRKNGEFQFNLKASNGQVILTSEGYTSKAACENGISSVKKNAADSAKFEKLTAKNGKFYFNLKAGNGQIIGSSEMYASESGRANGIKSVQENAPDAATEDTTI; encoded by the coding sequence ATGGGAAAGTTTGTCATGTCTACCCGAAAAAACGGAGAATTTCAATTTAACCTGAAAGCATCTAATGGACAGGTTATCTTGACTAGCGAAGGTTATACCAGTAAAGCGGCTTGCGAAAATGGTATCTCATCCGTGAAGAAAAATGCTGCTGATAGCGCTAAATTTGAAAAATTAACTGCGAAGAATGGAAAATTTTATTTCAATCTGAAGGCAGGAAATGGACAGATTATCGGATCAAGTGAAATGTATGCCAGCGAATCTGGCCGTGCGAATGGAATTAAGTCTGTTCAGGAAAATGCTCCTGATGCAGCAACCGAGGATACGACTATCTAA
- a CDS encoding M13 family metallopeptidase: MKKYVLIAALMTGSALGFAQENHAINVSYMDKSVRPQDDFYNYVNGNWMKTVEIPSDKARWGSFDALAENTDENSLKLLKASLDQKFEKGSDGQKIADLYRSFVDFETRNQLGLKPIQQQLKDIDGIKNLNDLYNYFLKYAEIGGNPFFGGYVYAHMKNSNMNAVYLGGGGLGLGRSYYQKVDEKNTETLGNYQSYINTLYSKVDQKTRDLKGPKIVEFEKLIASKLKTVEESRDAQKRYNPVAVNDLGKMVKNMDVAKYIRSVGFTADTVIIGELKYYQELDQIVNQENLPVIKEYLKFHVMDDATGYLTKELDDLSFEFYGKKLRGQKEQRALDKRGLAFVNSNVGELLGKLYVKEHFPAEAKQTCEEMVQYLIKSFNQHIKDLAWMSPATKEKALEKLSKFNVKIGYPDKWKDYSSLAIGTSLIENVHNMNRWSFQENLAKQGKPVDKSEWGMYPQMVNAYYSPLFNEIVFPAAILQPPFYDYKADPAVNFGGIGAVIGHELSHGFDDSGSQYDGNGNLNNWWTDEDREKFEKAADALVAQFESYEPVPGVFVNGRFTLGENIGDLGGSSVAFDALQMYLKDKGNPGLIDGYTQEQRFFLSWATIWRSKTTDEYVVNQVKTDPHSPAQYRAVGPIINLDAFHEAFQTKEGDKLYVPKDKRIVIW; this comes from the coding sequence ATGAAAAAATATGTATTGATTGCTGCATTGATGACTGGATCAGCTTTGGGCTTCGCTCAAGAGAATCATGCTATCAATGTGTCCTATATGGACAAAAGCGTACGTCCGCAGGACGACTTTTATAATTACGTTAATGGGAACTGGATGAAAACTGTCGAGATTCCATCGGACAAAGCACGTTGGGGATCCTTCGACGCGCTAGCTGAAAACACGGACGAGAACAGTTTAAAACTTCTTAAAGCTTCATTAGATCAGAAGTTCGAAAAGGGCTCTGACGGGCAAAAGATCGCAGATCTTTACCGCTCATTTGTTGACTTTGAAACACGTAATCAATTAGGCTTGAAGCCTATTCAACAACAGTTGAAAGATATCGACGGTATCAAGAACCTGAACGACCTATACAACTATTTCCTTAAGTATGCTGAAATCGGTGGTAATCCGTTTTTCGGTGGCTATGTATATGCGCATATGAAAAACAGTAATATGAATGCTGTTTATTTAGGTGGCGGAGGCTTAGGTCTTGGTCGTAGCTACTACCAAAAAGTTGATGAGAAGAATACTGAGACTTTGGGTAACTACCAAAGCTATATCAATACGCTATACAGCAAAGTAGATCAAAAGACTAGAGATCTGAAAGGCCCGAAGATTGTAGAATTTGAGAAATTAATAGCTTCCAAATTAAAAACAGTAGAGGAGTCAAGAGATGCTCAGAAACGCTATAACCCTGTCGCTGTAAATGACCTAGGTAAGATGGTGAAGAATATGGATGTAGCCAAATACATCCGTAGCGTTGGATTCACCGCTGATACGGTAATCATTGGTGAATTAAAATACTATCAGGAGTTAGATCAGATCGTAAATCAAGAGAACCTTCCTGTAATCAAAGAATACTTGAAGTTCCATGTGATGGATGATGCGACGGGCTACTTGACGAAAGAGCTTGATGATTTATCTTTCGAGTTCTATGGTAAGAAATTGAGAGGTCAGAAAGAGCAGCGCGCATTAGATAAACGCGGTTTAGCATTTGTTAACAGTAATGTTGGTGAGCTTTTGGGTAAATTATACGTAAAAGAGCACTTTCCAGCAGAGGCAAAGCAAACCTGTGAAGAAATGGTGCAATATCTGATTAAATCTTTCAACCAACACATCAAGGATTTAGCATGGATGTCTCCAGCGACGAAAGAAAAAGCATTAGAAAAGCTTTCTAAGTTTAATGTGAAAATCGGTTATCCTGATAAATGGAAAGACTATTCTAGCTTAGCGATCGGCACTAGTTTGATCGAGAATGTTCATAACATGAACCGTTGGTCGTTCCAGGAGAACTTAGCGAAGCAAGGCAAGCCGGTTGATAAATCAGAATGGGGTATGTATCCTCAAATGGTGAATGCATATTACAGTCCATTATTTAATGAGATCGTATTCCCTGCGGCTATTTTACAGCCTCCATTCTATGACTATAAAGCGGATCCTGCTGTAAACTTCGGTGGTATCGGTGCTGTAATTGGTCATGAGCTATCCCATGGTTTTGATGATTCAGGTTCTCAATACGATGGAAATGGTAACTTAAATAATTGGTGGACAGACGAGGATCGTGAGAAGTTTGAGAAAGCTGCTGATGCATTAGTTGCGCAGTTCGAGTCGTATGAGCCGGTACCAGGAGTATTCGTTAATGGACGCTTTACCTTAGGTGAAAATATCGGTGACTTGGGTGGTTCTTCTGTAGCATTCGATGCTTTACAGATGTACCTGAAAGACAAGGGTAACCCAGGATTAATTGATGGATATACGCAAGAGCAACGTTTCTTCTTATCATGGGCTACAATCTGGCGTTCTAAAACAACAGATGAATATGTTGTTAACCAAGTGAAAACAGATCCACACTCGCCAGCGCAATACCGTGCGGTTGGTCCGATCATCAACTTAGATGCTTTCCACGAAGCATTCCAGACTAAAGAAGGTGACAAACTATATGTTCCAAAAGACAAACGTATTGTTATTTGGTAA
- a CDS encoding YgjP-like metallopeptidase domain-containing protein — translation MLIKVDDKDYNLLTTEKREIRILNLHEDVPTVYAHAQNSLDEVAAYIRQFQQSSAFQVVPESMLEFFRIDLFGKKYPVKIIRNEEFQPYIKADLVYCSAKANTDIQQTKFAENLREQLFQQYVLQRVSHWEEQLNVLSNDIHFRMLKASPYKTNVDNANITFNKQIKDLSLRTIDYFVFSAILPLLPEENELALINQYFPDTERLLNQFR, via the coding sequence ATGCTAATAAAAGTCGACGACAAGGATTACAACCTACTGACCACTGAAAAAAGAGAAATACGGATCTTGAACCTTCATGAAGACGTTCCGACGGTTTATGCACATGCGCAAAACAGCTTAGATGAAGTAGCTGCCTACATCCGCCAGTTTCAGCAAAGCAGTGCCTTCCAAGTTGTTCCCGAGTCCATGTTGGAATTCTTTAGAATTGATCTCTTTGGTAAAAAATATCCCGTTAAGATTATCAGGAATGAGGAATTCCAACCCTACATCAAAGCCGACTTAGTTTATTGCAGTGCCAAAGCCAACACAGACATCCAACAAACTAAGTTTGCTGAAAATCTGAGAGAGCAGCTCTTTCAACAATATGTCCTGCAACGGGTAAGCCATTGGGAAGAACAGCTGAATGTGCTATCGAACGACATCCACTTTCGGATGCTCAAAGCCAGTCCTTACAAAACAAATGTTGACAACGCCAATATCACTTTTAATAAACAGATAAAAGATCTTTCGCTGCGCACTATTGATTACTTCGTATTCTCTGCAATACTGCCCCTACTCCCTGAGGAGAATGAATTAGCATTAATCAATCAGTACTTTCCAGATACAGAAAGGCTATTAAACCAATTCAGATAA
- a CDS encoding RagB/SusD family nutrient uptake outer membrane protein, with protein MKTLPSSFLLYVLLGCLLSSCSKFLDVNPNTGEHISVRNFVDFEEVLNSRDFASHNMIIAEFLSDNIYFHPDSVARMASDYSLRNAYLWNEPIWNNNDTDDLYRALYRNIAQANLVINYLDFALDGTAEGKRRLIAKAKIHRAYAYFILVNLYAPQYNAAGAESDLAVPLITTLDANQLPQRATVKQLYDLIEQDLHDAMATAELPDKGKDVLHPGKICAFALSAKVQLQKGAYEQALDSANKALAINSFLIDYNPFLMEYESYVFLLFQMEEYQEVIFGKAGQEFNFFQTTGLNIYLPKDLISIYTENDLRLFAHYGQNYNTWEYIYQIVANPDGSSSVVRFNNAITVPEMMLIAAECHARAGKVDEAMALINKLRFKRMLEDTHEDLVAESPAEALNYVLDERRRELSFKGGIRLMDIKRLANDPLNRTVLNRYDAEGNVIKTIESNSRRLIIPFTPRALIFNPNLRE; from the coding sequence ATGAAAACACTACCATCTAGTTTCCTTTTATATGTCCTTCTGGGTTGTCTTTTGAGTTCCTGTTCCAAGTTTTTGGATGTAAATCCCAATACTGGCGAACACATATCTGTTCGGAATTTTGTAGACTTTGAAGAAGTGTTGAACAGTCGTGATTTTGCTTCGCATAACATGATCATCGCAGAGTTTCTTTCGGATAATATTTATTTCCACCCCGATTCGGTAGCTCGTATGGCAAGCGACTACTCGCTCCGGAATGCGTATTTATGGAATGAACCGATCTGGAATAATAATGATACGGATGACCTTTATCGGGCATTATACAGAAATATCGCACAGGCCAATTTGGTTATTAATTATCTAGATTTCGCGCTGGATGGCACTGCTGAGGGAAAGCGGCGGTTAATTGCAAAAGCGAAGATTCACCGCGCATATGCTTATTTTATATTGGTGAATTTATACGCTCCGCAATATAATGCTGCTGGTGCCGAGAGCGATTTGGCGGTGCCCTTGATTACGACATTAGACGCCAATCAGTTGCCGCAGCGCGCTACGGTGAAGCAGCTCTACGACCTGATTGAGCAAGATTTGCACGATGCGATGGCGACTGCTGAGCTGCCCGATAAAGGAAAGGATGTGTTGCATCCGGGGAAAATCTGCGCTTTTGCGCTATCAGCGAAAGTACAGCTCCAGAAAGGAGCGTATGAACAAGCTCTGGATTCCGCCAATAAAGCACTTGCCATCAATTCGTTCTTAATCGATTATAACCCGTTTTTGATGGAATACGAATCCTATGTATTCTTGCTGTTTCAAATGGAAGAGTATCAGGAAGTTATATTTGGAAAAGCGGGGCAGGAGTTTAACTTTTTCCAAACAACCGGGTTAAATATTTATCTGCCCAAGGATTTAATATCCATCTATACAGAGAACGATTTGCGCTTGTTTGCCCATTATGGACAAAATTATAATACTTGGGAATATATTTATCAGATTGTCGCTAATCCGGATGGTTCCTCAAGTGTTGTGCGCTTTAATAATGCGATCACTGTTCCTGAAATGATGCTAATTGCGGCCGAATGCCATGCGCGAGCGGGCAAAGTAGATGAGGCTATGGCTTTAATCAATAAATTGCGCTTTAAACGTATGCTGGAAGATACGCACGAGGATTTAGTCGCCGAAAGCCCGGCAGAGGCGTTGAACTATGTGTTGGACGAACGACGTAGAGAGTTGAGTTTTAAGGGTGGGATACGCTTAATGGATATTAAGCGCCTTGCTAATGATCCGCTAAATAGGACTGTTTTAAATCGCTACGATGCGGAAGGGAATGTCATCAAGACCATAGAATCTAACTCGCGACGACTGATTATCCCATTTACACCACGCGCCTTAATATTCAATCCGAACCTACGAGAATGA
- a CDS encoding carboxypeptidase-like regulatory domain-containing protein codes for MDITLYTPRYARREVWRAHERFFLKISIILFLLCLASVEVWGQDRVQLFGVVRDAETKQPIPGATLTVLDSRFVMKTNEWGEYAFESINKDKMEITFSCVGYAPLVYSLRQLKRRRDIHLKKQVSRIEEAIVRHRNPKNVMLDIEQRRHLNLGQMLEGTVPGLIFRPSTTAEQEVIFSTPQLNISGNMNLRQLYEQMKRNMPESMAMYPTFLEFQRVFDQKRSELMREVGANIVNQTKLSSLGLVPEFRGGSALPADTKGMLVLVDGFPEKEFPLNMPMANIESVEVIRDPEEGIKYGPEGVNGVVLIKTMRGSVGKPLEIHYTQNFFISELEDMSNKSLERISSRDLLDLYRDRFDLDITPMTNLHLPYIGVNPAYLLLNHHRHDKISASEFEHRWDSLGNLDNQQQIRQSQQRVGMQNYNLRLAGRKDEVRYNLSLMYSDNKSSTPGDYMRNFDLNSNNSFSFFKNKIEGNLYVRYRLGENKTVPRMSMSLEPYQMLYDEQGNYVYD; via the coding sequence ATGGATATAACGCTATATACGCCGAGATACGCTCGACGTGAGGTCTGGCGAGCCCACGAACGTTTTTTCTTAAAAATATCAATTATTCTGTTTTTGTTATGCCTTGCTAGTGTCGAGGTTTGGGGGCAGGATCGAGTTCAATTATTCGGTGTTGTCCGCGATGCGGAAACTAAGCAGCCCATCCCGGGAGCTACCCTTACCGTTTTGGATTCTCGATTTGTGATGAAAACAAACGAATGGGGGGAGTATGCTTTCGAAAGCATCAATAAAGATAAGATGGAGATCACTTTTTCATGTGTGGGCTATGCGCCGTTGGTTTATTCGCTGCGGCAACTAAAGCGCAGAAGAGATATTCATTTGAAGAAACAGGTCAGTAGAATTGAAGAGGCCATTGTGCGACACCGCAATCCGAAAAACGTCATGCTGGATATTGAGCAAAGGCGGCACCTCAACCTGGGTCAGATGTTGGAAGGAACCGTCCCGGGACTGATATTTCGTCCCTCGACGACAGCGGAACAGGAAGTTATTTTTTCGACGCCCCAATTGAACATTAGTGGAAATATGAACCTGCGCCAACTGTATGAACAGATGAAAAGGAATATGCCAGAATCGATGGCTATGTATCCTACATTCTTGGAATTTCAGCGTGTTTTTGACCAGAAGCGGAGTGAGCTGATGCGAGAAGTTGGGGCCAATATTGTTAATCAAACGAAATTGTCCTCGTTGGGATTAGTTCCGGAGTTTCGGGGCGGTTCGGCTTTGCCGGCTGATACCAAAGGGATGCTTGTACTGGTCGATGGATTTCCCGAAAAGGAGTTTCCGCTTAATATGCCGATGGCGAACATTGAAAGTGTGGAGGTGATTCGTGATCCGGAGGAGGGCATAAAGTATGGACCCGAAGGGGTAAACGGTGTGGTGCTGATTAAGACGATGCGCGGTTCGGTTGGTAAGCCACTGGAAATACACTATACACAGAATTTTTTCATTTCCGAGTTGGAAGATATGAGTAATAAGTCCCTGGAAAGGATATCCTCGAGAGACTTATTGGATTTATATCGAGATCGCTTTGATTTGGACATTACGCCCATGACGAACCTCCATTTACCATATATCGGCGTCAATCCTGCTTACCTTTTGCTAAATCATCATCGCCACGACAAAATCAGTGCTTCGGAATTCGAACATCGTTGGGATTCCCTTGGCAATCTCGACAATCAGCAACAGATTCGACAAAGCCAACAGCGTGTGGGTATGCAGAACTATAATCTGCGCTTGGCGGGGCGTAAAGATGAAGTGCGCTATAATTTAAGTTTGATGTATAGCGATAATAAGAGTTCCACGCCTGGCGATTACATGCGGAACTTTGATCTGAACTCGAACAACAGTTTTTCCTTTTTCAAAAATAAGATCGAGGGTAATCTTTATGTGCGCTATCGTCTTGGCGAGAATAAGACTGTTCCACGCATGAGTATGTCGCTAGAGCCTTATCAGATGCTCTATGATGAACAAGGAAATTATGTGTATGATTAA
- a CDS encoding S1/P1 nuclease, with protein sequence MKTVAKILLLFTLLTTSQQLFAWGMTGHRVISEIAEKHLTRKAKRNIEALIGKQKIAYWSNWADFIKSSPDPLLNSTGSWHFLNTAGNLSFEEFNTALQNSPEQNLYKAYAKVRAQVNDKSLSVAQRREALYYVIHLLGDAHQPMHVSRAEDLGGNKINVTFFGRQGNIHRVWDSDLVDNEKYSFTEYATVLDYDKSFFKQYTNSTFEQWLYESHQLANVIYDDVAKQNKLSYDYIFRFKDPMEACLLKAGLRLAKELNDIFG encoded by the coding sequence ATGAAAACAGTAGCAAAGATCCTGTTATTATTTACCCTGTTGACGACGAGCCAGCAATTGTTTGCTTGGGGGATGACGGGGCACCGTGTTATTTCTGAGATCGCAGAAAAACACCTTACGCGAAAGGCAAAACGCAATATCGAGGCATTGATTGGAAAGCAAAAGATTGCATATTGGTCGAATTGGGCAGACTTTATCAAGTCCTCGCCCGATCCATTATTAAATTCTACAGGCTCATGGCATTTCTTGAATACCGCCGGAAACCTGAGTTTCGAAGAGTTCAATACGGCATTACAGAATTCGCCGGAGCAAAACTTGTATAAGGCATACGCAAAAGTTCGTGCACAGGTGAATGATAAGAGTCTGAGCGTTGCGCAAAGACGTGAAGCTCTTTATTACGTGATCCATCTATTGGGGGATGCACATCAGCCAATGCACGTCAGTCGTGCGGAGGATTTGGGAGGCAATAAGATCAATGTTACCTTCTTTGGCCGCCAGGGCAACATCCACCGTGTTTGGGATAGTGATTTAGTCGACAATGAGAAGTATTCTTTTACGGAATATGCTACGGTATTGGATTACGATAAGTCCTTCTTCAAGCAATATACCAATTCAACCTTTGAGCAGTGGTTGTATGAGTCGCATCAGCTTGCGAATGTGATTTACGATGATGTCGCGAAGCAAAACAAATTGTCGTACGATTATATCTTCCGTTTCAAAGATCCTATGGAAGCGTGCTTGCTAAAAGCAGGTTTGCGCCTGGCGAAGGAGCTTAATGATATTTTCGGTTAA
- a CDS encoding DUF4268 domain-containing protein: protein MYSREEAKRIRESFWTSFGQYMTPIAGADGLKVNWINYKTGIKHLYFRMDADNKKAHIAIEMAHPDAGIRALLMEQFRQYQVVLEAELGEEWIWDAHSFDDYGKETARIYTELPNVSVFRQEDWPALISFFKPRIIALDSFWSDAQYGFELFK, encoded by the coding sequence TTGTATTCAAGAGAAGAAGCAAAGAGAATTCGGGAGTCCTTCTGGACAAGCTTTGGTCAGTATATGACGCCAATTGCTGGTGCAGACGGTTTAAAGGTCAATTGGATAAACTATAAGACGGGGATTAAGCATCTTTATTTTCGGATGGATGCTGACAACAAAAAAGCGCATATAGCGATTGAAATGGCGCACCCTGATGCGGGTATCCGTGCGTTGTTAATGGAGCAGTTTCGTCAATATCAAGTGGTATTGGAAGCTGAATTGGGGGAGGAATGGATTTGGGATGCGCATAGTTTTGATGATTATGGAAAGGAGACTGCGCGGATTTATACGGAACTCCCAAATGTTAGCGTATTTCGTCAAGAGGATTGGCCGGCATTGATCTCTTTTTTTAAGCCGCGCATTATCGCATTGGACAGCTTTTGGTCGGATGCGCAGTATGGATTTGAACTTTTTAAATAA
- a CDS encoding lipocalin family protein yields MDKKKSLIALSAVALGTVVYNLLRPVKSKVDVIEPFDLQKYLGRWYEIARFDFRWEKNLKNVTADYSLNEDGTVLVNNQGVNITTGKHKQSIGKAKFVDEENRGALKVSFFGPFYAGYNIVKLDEHYQDALIFGDNLDYIWFLSRNKTMSKERKEAYLAYAQAHGYDTSKLVWTEQE; encoded by the coding sequence ATGGACAAAAAGAAATCATTAATAGCACTTTCGGCGGTTGCATTAGGTACTGTTGTTTACAATCTATTGCGCCCGGTAAAGTCAAAAGTAGACGTTATTGAACCATTTGATCTTCAGAAATATTTAGGGCGTTGGTATGAAATCGCACGTTTTGATTTCCGTTGGGAAAAGAATTTAAAAAACGTCACAGCAGATTATTCCTTGAATGAGGACGGCACCGTCCTTGTCAACAACCAAGGCGTGAACATCACTACGGGAAAACATAAACAATCCATTGGCAAAGCCAAATTTGTGGACGAAGAGAATCGCGGTGCACTTAAAGTATCTTTCTTCGGTCCCTTCTACGCTGGCTACAACATTGTCAAACTCGACGAACACTACCAGGATGCCTTAATATTCGGAGACAACCTAGACTATATCTGGTTCCTGTCGCGCAATAAAACCATGTCAAAAGAACGCAAGGAAGCCTATCTAGCCTACGCACAGGCACATGGATATGACACCTCCAAATTAGTCTGGACCGAACAAGAATAG